The following proteins come from a genomic window of Paracoccus sp. MBLB3053:
- a CDS encoding MarR family winged helix-turn-helix transcriptional regulator → MDQGTDIALEDRTKLALTALRQILRSTENNSKAVMRETGLTPSQLVFMHLLEEAGEQTAGFIAGRMGITQATMTVLIHKLENLGIVRRRKGEHDRRQSWLSLTDHGRALLAIAPDGSNARFHQQFAALDGWEQLMLISALERVAAMLALPVVDEGQPIEPPPI, encoded by the coding sequence ATGGATCAAGGCACGGACATCGCGTTGGAAGACAGAACGAAGTTGGCACTGACCGCATTGCGGCAGATCCTGCGCAGCACCGAGAACAACAGCAAGGCGGTGATGCGCGAAACCGGGCTGACGCCGTCGCAACTGGTCTTCATGCATCTGCTGGAAGAAGCCGGCGAGCAGACGGCAGGCTTCATCGCGGGGCGAATGGGGATCACCCAGGCGACGATGACCGTCCTCATTCACAAGCTTGAAAACCTGGGCATCGTGCGCCGCCGCAAGGGCGAACATGATCGACGGCAGTCATGGCTGTCATTGACAGACCATGGCCGCGCGCTGCTCGCCATCGCCCCGGACGGATCGAACGCACGGTTCCATCAGCAATTCGCGGCGCTCGATGGTTGGGAGCAGTTGATGTTGATCTCGGCGCTGGAACGCGTGGCGGCCATGCTGGCCTTGCCGGTGGTCGATGAGGGGCAGCCGATCGAGCCACCGCCAATCTGA
- a CDS encoding ectoine synthase gives MIVRDLNEARKTDRLVKADGWDSTRLLLAGDNMGFSFHITRIAPGTSHVFHYKHHFESVYCVSGEGSIEDLTTGKVYPITPGVMYALDQHDKHRLNAASELVLACCFNPPVTGQEVHREDGSYAPVAEELA, from the coding sequence ATGATCGTCAGAGACCTGAACGAAGCCCGCAAGACCGATCGCCTCGTCAAGGCCGACGGCTGGGACAGTACGCGTCTGCTGCTTGCGGGCGATAACATGGGCTTCAGCTTCCACATCACCCGCATCGCGCCAGGGACTTCGCATGTCTTCCACTACAAGCATCATTTCGAAAGCGTCTATTGCGTCTCGGGTGAGGGCAGCATCGAAGACCTCACGACGGGCAAGGTTTACCCGATCACTCCGGGCGTGATGTATGCGCTCGACCAGCACGACAAACACCGTCTCAACGCCGCCTCGGAACTGGTTCTGGCCTGCTGCTTCAACCCGCCAGTGACCGGCCAGGAAGTACATCGCGAGGACGGCTCATACGCCCCCGTCGCCGAAGAACTTGCCTGA
- the thpD gene encoding ectoine hydroxylase — translation MLDTKTANRDDYPTRLTTERWLERQDPVTWQEWSENARLSREEFEFFDRNGYLVLRDLFSSDEIASLRDESARLRTGGRNLPAEDVITEPNSDEVRTIFRLDGHSALFDRLSRDKRVAGRVRYLLDDDLYLHQSRLNYKPGFTGKEFYWHSDFETWHAEDGMPRMRAISASILLTDNSALNGPLMLMPGSHRSFVACEGATPENNHATSLKKQEVGVPKPESLARLAEQFGIDYASGPTGTVILFDCNTIHGSNGNITPFPRSNAFFVYNAWSNRVTEPFAAAKPRPAFLSERDPQAPIAIEDGSLV, via the coding sequence ATGCTCGACACGAAAACCGCCAATCGGGACGATTACCCGACCCGCCTGACGACTGAGCGCTGGCTGGAACGTCAAGACCCCGTCACCTGGCAGGAATGGTCCGAAAATGCCCGGCTGAGCCGCGAGGAATTCGAATTCTTCGACAGGAACGGGTATCTTGTCCTGCGCGATCTCTTTTCGTCGGACGAGATCGCCTCGTTGCGCGACGAATCCGCGCGGCTGCGCACGGGGGGGCGAAACCTTCCGGCCGAGGACGTGATCACAGAGCCGAATTCCGACGAGGTGCGTACAATCTTCCGTCTTGACGGGCACAGCGCGCTGTTCGATCGCCTGTCGCGTGACAAGCGCGTCGCAGGTCGCGTGCGTTACCTGCTCGACGACGACCTCTATCTTCACCAGTCCCGCCTGAACTACAAACCCGGCTTCACGGGCAAGGAGTTCTACTGGCACTCGGATTTCGAGACCTGGCATGCCGAGGACGGGATGCCGCGGATGCGTGCCATCTCGGCCTCGATCCTGCTCACCGACAACAGCGCGCTGAACGGCCCGCTGATGCTCATGCCCGGTTCGCATCGCAGCTTTGTGGCCTGCGAGGGCGCGACGCCCGAGAACAACCACGCCACCTCGCTGAAAAAGCAGGAAGTCGGCGTGCCCAAGCCCGAAAGCCTGGCACGGCTGGCCGAGCAGTTCGGCATCGATTACGCATCGGGCCCGACGGGCACCGTGATCCTGTTCGACTGCAACACGATACATGGCTCGAACGGCAACATCACGCCGTTTCCCCGCTCGAATGCGTTCTTCGTCTATAATGCGTGGTCGAACCGGGTCACGGAACCTTTTGCCGCCGCAAAGCCGCGTCCGGCCTTTCTGAGCGAGCGCGATCCGCAAGCTCCGATCGCTATCGAAGACGGTTCGCTCGTCTGA
- the ectA gene encoding diaminobutyrate acetyltransferase, protein MTTVSQHVRPSGIALRTPGKSDGSAVWQLIADSGSLDENSLYCNLLQCSHFAQTCVLAEMDGKPVGWLSGYIPPEQPDTYFVWQICVSPQARGLGLARHLITEALNRSACRNVNRLECTITPDNAASWGLFKAMARVLGAPLGSGLHFDCQHHFDNRHASEHLVSIGPFDPAERERLRAA, encoded by the coding sequence GTGACCACAGTCAGCCAACATGTTCGCCCTTCGGGGATCGCCTTGCGCACCCCTGGCAAGTCGGATGGGTCCGCAGTCTGGCAGCTGATCGCGGATTCCGGTTCCCTTGACGAGAATTCGCTTTACTGCAACCTTCTTCAGTGCAGCCATTTCGCGCAAACCTGCGTGCTGGCCGAAATGGACGGAAAGCCGGTCGGCTGGTTGTCCGGTTACATCCCGCCCGAACAGCCCGACACCTATTTCGTCTGGCAGATCTGCGTCTCGCCGCAAGCGCGCGGGCTGGGTCTTGCCCGTCACCTCATCACCGAGGCCCTGAACAGGAGCGCCTGCAGGAACGTCAATCGCCTCGAATGCACGATCACGCCGGACAACGCGGCCTCGTGGGGCCTGTTCAAGGCCATGGCGCGTGTGCTCGGAGCCCCGCTCGGTTCAGGGCTGCACTTCGACTGTCAGCACCATTTCGACAATCGCCACGCCAGCGAACATCTGGTGAGCATCGGTCCCTTCGACCCTGCCGAACGCGAACGGCTGCGCGCGGCCTGA
- the ectB gene encoding diaminobutyrate--2-oxoglutarate transaminase translates to MKTSTFERVESEVRSYSRSFPKMFDRAQGATIYDQNGRSYTDFLSGCSSLNYGHNDQDLKQALIDYVSRDGIAHGLDMFTDAKEQFLAAFERIILQPRDMDYRVQFTGPTGANAVEAALKLARKVTGRHSVVAFTNGFHGVTLGALAATGNGKHRGGAAIPLGGVARAAFDGYFGADIDTTEMLDRQLSDPSSGFDAPAAIIVETVQGEGGLNAASPEWLRRIETIARKHGALFIIDDIQAGCGRTGGFFSFEGMGLSPDIITMAKSLSGMGLPLAVTLLRPEHDIWSPAEHNGTFRGNNHAFVTARAALEKFWADEGFARKIAGNAAYLEQRLRAMAETNGLSLRGRGMMMGIDTGSGEAAAAICRACFSDGLIIETSGSHDEIVKVLAPLTIPRAQFAAGLDTLETAVRSQMDHWRIAAE, encoded by the coding sequence ATGAAAACAAGCACTTTCGAACGCGTCGAAAGTGAGGTGCGGTCCTATTCCCGCAGCTTCCCGAAAATGTTCGACCGCGCTCAGGGCGCCACGATCTATGACCAGAACGGCAGATCCTATACGGACTTCCTGTCCGGCTGTTCGTCGCTGAATTACGGCCACAACGATCAGGACCTGAAGCAAGCCTTGATCGACTATGTGTCGCGCGATGGCATCGCGCATGGGCTCGACATGTTCACGGATGCCAAGGAACAGTTCCTGGCCGCTTTCGAACGCATCATCCTGCAGCCGCGCGACATGGATTATCGCGTGCAATTCACCGGCCCGACCGGCGCAAACGCCGTCGAAGCCGCGCTGAAACTCGCGCGCAAGGTGACCGGCCGCCATAGTGTCGTGGCCTTCACGAACGGTTTCCACGGGGTGACGCTGGGCGCACTTGCCGCGACCGGCAACGGCAAGCATCGCGGCGGCGCTGCAATCCCGCTGGGCGGCGTCGCGCGCGCGGCCTTCGATGGCTATTTCGGCGCTGACATCGACACGACCGAAATGCTTGACCGCCAGCTCTCGGACCCTTCCAGCGGTTTCGACGCGCCGGCCGCCATCATCGTCGAGACGGTCCAGGGCGAAGGTGGATTGAATGCTGCCTCTCCCGAATGGCTGCGCCGGATCGAGACAATCGCCCGCAAGCACGGCGCGCTGTTCATCATCGACGACATCCAGGCCGGCTGCGGCCGCACCGGCGGGTTTTTCTCGTTCGAGGGGATGGGCCTTTCGCCCGATATCATCACGATGGCCAAATCGCTGTCAGGCATGGGACTTCCTCTGGCCGTGACCCTGCTGCGTCCCGAACACGACATCTGGTCGCCCGCCGAACATAACGGCACGTTCCGGGGCAACAACCATGCGTTCGTGACCGCGCGCGCCGCGCTCGAGAAATTCTGGGCCGACGAAGGCTTTGCCCGGAAAATCGCAGGCAATGCCGCCTATCTCGAGCAGCGTCTGCGCGCCATGGCCGAGACAAATGGCCTTTCGCTGCGAGGTCGCGGAATGATGATGGGCATCGACACCGGCAGCGGAGAGGCGGCCGCCGCCATCTGCCGCGCGTGTTTCTCCGACGGCCTCATCATCGAAACTTCGGGCAGCCATGACGAAATCGTCAAGGTACTCGCCCCCCTGACCATTCCCCGCGCCCAGTTCGCAGCCGGCCTCGACACGCTTGAGACCGCCGTACGCTCCCAGATGGACCACTGGCGCATCGCTGCCGAATAA